One genomic segment of Ignavibacteriota bacterium includes these proteins:
- a CDS encoding UDP-glucose/GDP-mannose dehydrogenase family protein, translating into MKISVIGTGYVGLVSGTCFAEMGNDVICVDNNPTKLAQLKKAEVPIYEPGLDLLFYRNIAKNRLHFTDDLKSAVLDCEVIMLCLPTPQGEDGSADLKYVYGISEDIGKILSENPGHEFKIIANKSTVPVGTSSAVTKILRKYNINNFEVVSNPEFLREGFAVDDFMKPDRIVIGASTEQAMNKMKSLYYPFVLKGSSIIEMNPESSEVTKYAANSYLAMRITYMNELANFCEVVGANIDLVRKGMGSDTRIGKRFLYAGIGYGGSCFPKDVNALIKTSKENGSEMRLLSLVDIVNKDQKQVIVKKIFKHFGENIEGMKFAVWGLAFKPNTDDMREAPSVVIIEELLKRGAKVTAYDPEAMENAKFYLQDRVEYAEDQYKAVKEADALLVLTEWNEFNNPDLEQVKSLLTQPVIFDGRNVFNRRKTKELGFTHYSIGKTPIIQ; encoded by the coding sequence ATGAAAATTTCGGTTATAGGAACCGGTTACGTTGGATTAGTTTCAGGAACTTGTTTTGCTGAAATGGGAAATGACGTAATCTGTGTTGATAATAATCCGACTAAACTTGCTCAATTAAAAAAAGCGGAAGTTCCGATTTATGAGCCAGGACTTGATTTACTTTTCTATAGAAATATTGCAAAAAACAGACTTCATTTTACCGACGATTTAAAATCAGCAGTTTTGGATTGTGAAGTAATTATGCTTTGTCTTCCAACCCCGCAAGGAGAAGATGGCTCAGCAGATCTAAAATATGTTTATGGAATTTCTGAAGACATCGGAAAAATTTTAAGTGAAAACCCCGGACACGAATTCAAAATTATTGCAAATAAAAGTACAGTTCCAGTTGGAACATCATCTGCGGTTACAAAAATTCTTAGAAAATATAATATTAATAATTTTGAAGTTGTATCGAATCCCGAGTTTTTAAGAGAAGGATTTGCCGTTGATGATTTTATGAAACCTGATAGAATAGTAATCGGCGCATCCACCGAACAGGCAATGAATAAAATGAAATCTCTTTACTATCCATTTGTGCTCAAAGGAAGTTCAATTATTGAAATGAATCCGGAAAGCTCTGAAGTAACAAAATATGCCGCAAATTCATATTTAGCTATGAGAATAACTTATATGAATGAACTTGCAAATTTTTGCGAAGTAGTTGGAGCAAATATTGATTTGGTTAGAAAAGGAATGGGCTCCGATACAAGAATTGGAAAACGGTTTTTATATGCCGGTATTGGTTACGGTGGTTCTTGTTTTCCTAAAGATGTAAATGCATTGATTAAAACATCAAAAGAAAATGGTTCCGAAATGAGATTGCTTTCGCTTGTTGATATAGTTAATAAAGATCAGAAACAAGTCATTGTTAAAAAAATATTTAAACATTTTGGTGAAAATATTGAAGGAATGAAATTTGCGGTTTGGGGATTAGCTTTTAAACCTAACACAGACGATATGCGCGAAGCTCCTTCGGTTGTAATTATTGAAGAATTACTTAAACGCGGTGCAAAAGTTACGGCTTATGATCCGGAAGCAATGGAGAATGCAAAATTCTATTTGCAAGACCGTGTTGAATACGCCGAAGACCAGTATAAAGCAGTAAAAGAAGCAGATGCATTATTGGTTTTAACAGAATGGAATGAATTCAATAATCCGGATTTAGAGCAAGTAAAATCTTTATTAACGCAGCCGGTAATTTTTGACGGACGAAACGTATTTAATAGAAGAAAAACTAAAGAATTGGGTTTTACACATTACAGCATTGGTAAAACACCAATTATTCAATAA